Proteins from a genomic interval of Trifolium pratense cultivar HEN17-A07 linkage group LG6, ARS_RC_1.1, whole genome shotgun sequence:
- the LOC123890066 gene encoding uncharacterized protein LOC123890066 has protein sequence MRTLYLLCETTVRPRESCLLRHHHYLQSMAPIAVRDVIPDGTLAHLNDERKPQSVSINSSPPVKKVIIIVVLGAFTPHLKVLPCTPPSFFSIVPQMKWIDLLEEKISSNGTSGTYEPIDTMKTVKEDDESCTSLPLFEHLYQNVLLYA, from the exons ATGCGAACCCTTTACCTTCTCTGCGAGACCACCGTGAGACCACGCGAAAGTTGTTTGCTACGACACCATCACTATCTTCAATCAATGGCTCCAATTGCAGTGAGAGATGTGATTCCAGATGGAACGTTAGCACACCTCAATGACGAACGTAAACCTCAATCTGTTTCTATTAATTCCTCTCCACCGGTGAAAAAAGTTATCATCATTGTTGTTCTTGGTGCTTTCACTCCCCACTTGAAG GTTTTGCCATGCACGCCCCCCTCATTCTTTTCAATTGTTCCTCAAATGAAGTGGATTGATCTCTTGGAagagaaaatttcatcaaaTG GAACATCTGGAACATATGAGCCAATTGACACAAtgaagacagtcaaagaagatgatgaaagTTGCACATCATTGCCACTATTTGAGCACTTGTACCAAAATGTCTTGCTTTATGCTTGA
- the LOC123891729 gene encoding uncharacterized protein LOC123891729 — MRVLGISKYIEVTHVNLVLNIFKVTKFDVVRIVRENMEMVKRVLAVIAAPALGGDCCSCVLLVLCRGWCCSFLVLSSLFEVRRFNHGLIYRYIHRLCIENNTTNVYGILEPTFLNIVGDAGKKSDQRISQSKCKKYIQHKLQNEKKECQLLPFNHVGHWQLIILCPKINTVVVICSLHWKLNPIMEKIVSSVFTVDQMANGNRKNNTVWLYPQARKQYNSNDCGYYVMKNMLDIVTAKITDSWMEVFNDPKELTAEEMYELRLRWSTYFLELLEG; from the exons ATGAGGGTGTTAGGTATAAGCAAGTATATAGAAGTCACTCATGTTAACCTTGTGCTTAATATATTCAAG GTGACCAAGTTTGATGTAGTTAGAATAGTAAGGGAAAATATGGAGATGGTCAAGAGGGTTTTG GCGGTGATTGCTGCTCCTGCGTTAGGCGGTGATTGCTGCTCCTGCGTGTTGCTTGTGCTGTGCAGGGGCTGGTGTTGCTCTTTTTTGGTGTTGTCATCTTTGTTTGAAGTTAGAAGGTTCAATCACGGTCTCATCTACAG gTACATTCATCGTTTATGCATTGAAAACAACACCACAAATGTATATGGAATTTTGGAACCAACTTTTCTGAACATTGTTGGTGATGCTGGGAAAAAAAGTGATCagagaatatctcaaagtaAATGCAAGAAATACATCCAGCATAAGttacaaaatgaaaagaaagagtgtCAATTATTACCATTTAACCATGT AGGACATTGGCAGTTGATAATACTTTGTCCAAAGATAAATACCGTGGTTGTTATTTGTTCACTACATTGGAAACTTAATCCAATAATGGagaaaattgtttcaag TGTTTTTACGGTTGATCAAATGGCGAATGGCAATAGAAAGAACAATACCGTATGGCTTTATCCACAA gcgaggaaacaatataattcaaatgacTGTGGATactatgtaatgaaaaatatgttggacaTTGTCACTGCTAAGATAACTGATTCTTGGATGgag GTATTTAATGACCCAAAAGAGTTAACAGCTGAGGAGATGTATGAATTGCGATTACGTTGGTCAACATATTTTTTGGAGTTATTGGAGGGTTAA